One region of Trichoderma breve strain T069 chromosome 7 map unlocalized scaffold00007, whole genome shotgun sequence genomic DNA includes:
- a CDS encoding serine-threonine protein kinase 19 domain-containing protein: protein MPQNLRSILGKSNRSPRKAKRPAAKNDLDAEFQDKLSDVGVVKLLQEELTLRDVVQAMRYVRNGMFTPVPPTGFKSTRSAEILNYRLTVPPIVTLGHLNAILTSPSKVEREVVELSRSGVLRKVRVERRGGMGEALIETSDLEAMVRKTGMSEGAKEQFLEFLKKNPTAQTLPRGAVTHAQTDELVRAGFLTSSLKAAPGTTLHVRPEDRTTLTSIHHVSRFASGSVSAVGGQNALHLAGGSGGAPTLTGSSLASSEASDFRIAVPGHGRYLKLAEGAVDWLRELLDKTRWGEAPEAWFRERFEGGGLYGTRWKDFWGVEWEWVLGQAVGLGIVEVFETGSVGRGVRALGG from the exons atgCCACAAAACCTACGCTCTATCCTGGGCAAATCCAACCGG TCTCCCCGGAAGGCCAAGAGGCCGGCGGCGAAAAATGACCTGGATGCAGAGTTTCAGGACAAGCTCTCGGACGTGGGAGTCGTCAAGCTGCTCCAGGAGGAGCTGACGCTGAGAGACGTGGTCCAGGCGATGCGATATGTTCGAAACGGCATGTTCACGCCCGTTCCGCCTACGGGGTTCAAGTCTACGCGGTCGGCTGAGATTCTCAACTACAGGCTGACGGTGCCGCCCATCGTCACGCTGGGCCACCTGAATGCGATTCTGACTTCGCCGTCAAAGGTGGAGCGCGAAGTGGTCGAGCTCTCTCGAAGCGGCGTGCTGCGCAAAGTGAGGGTCGAGCGGCGAGGCGGCATGGGCGAGGCCCTGATTGAGACATCGGATCTGGAGGCCATGGTGCGCAAGACGGGCATGTCTGAAGGGGCCAAAGAGCAGTTCCTCGAGtttctgaagaagaatcctACGGCTCAGACGCTTCCCAGGGGCGCCGTGACGCATGCACAGACGGACGAGCTGGTGAGAGCGGGATTCCTGACGAGCTCGCTAAAGGCCGCGCCGGGGACGACGCTTCATGTCCGTCCTGAAGATCGCACGACCTTGACTTCTATCCATCACGTGTCCCGCTTTGCCTCTGGGAGCGTCTCGGCGGTGGGAGGCCAGAATGCGCTTCATCTTGCGGGCGGTAGCGGCGGCGCGCCGACCTTGACGGGTTCATCGCTGGCTTCATCAGAGGCGTCCGACTTCCGCATCGCGGTGCCGGGACACGGGCGGTATCTCAAGCTCGCGGAGGGGGCGGTGGACTGGCTTCGCGAGTTGCTGGACAAGACGAGATGGGGCGAGGCGCCGGAGGCCTGGTTTCGAGAGCGGTTTGAAGGAGGAGGTCTTTACGGGACGCGGTGGAAGGACTTTTGGGGTGTCGAGTGGGAGTGGGTTCTGGGGCAGGCGGTTGGGCTGGGCATCGTTGAGGTTTTTGAGACGGGGAGTGTTGGAAGGGGAGTGAGGGCGTTGGGAGGGTGA
- a CDS encoding GINS complex protein domain-containing protein — protein sequence MYGDLGIKLVQHAKRTQNLAHLPPYQAELVRAVTREVRDLNKDVDDLLEPFQGSFDPAEDQAVAYTLLVNHISMRRNKRCLLAYHRTRTDKLEELVWNGADVIDLSGQQEEDYVRQYGDLLAAYKGQWTDIDLTGSLEPPRDLFIDVRVLKDAGEIQTEYGAITLTKNSQFYVRQGDVERLIAQGYLQKLS from the exons ATGTATGGAGACTTGGGCATCAAACTG GTCCAACACGCCAAGAGAACTCAGAATTTGGCACATCTGCCTCCATACCAAGCTGAGCTTGTTCGTGCAGTGACCAGAGAAGTCAGAGATCTCAacaaagatgttgatgatcTGCTTGAGCCCTTCCAGGGCTCGTTCGACCCAGCAGAGGATCAGGCGGTAGCATACACACTTCTTGTGAATCACATCTCAATGCGCAGAAACAAGCGGTGCTTGCTGGCATATCACAGAACTCGCACCGACAAACTGGAAGAGCTTGTCTGGAATGGCGCGGATGTCATTGACTTGTCTGGCCAGCAG GAGGAAGACTATGTGCGACAATACGGCGATTTACTGGCAGCTTACAAGGGACAGTGGACCGATATTGATCTCACTGGTAGCCTAGAGCCACCAAGGGACCTGTTCATCGACGTTCGTGTTCTCAAAGATGCGGGTGAGATTCAGACAGAATACGG GGCAATTACTTTGACAAAGAACAGCCAATTCTACGTTCGACAGGGAGACGTAGAGCGGTTAATTGCACAAGGATATCTGCAGAAGCTCAGCTGA
- a CDS encoding sulfate permease family domain-containing protein, producing the protein MSSSVLGFSPWRKRASSSVSQMDQSHNDRTDAASHAGSSTLEAGTLQHQQLSSSVGSQQGYKEPIRSFIHASMRDQLGVVPVDSAQNARSVREDTAELASYLLSDGSTQRRPSFLQRNRPSIQDVFGPEFGDADSIEGGMSIRPSSGTIPEVSEPPSPEDREDGENAVREEGPSALANLLKKSSPPSSSSHVDETQQQSQTGEPEVSEASEYTPLLGRQESGSGASSSVDLDIEGQKTQARRRWLRGLAEQRQKMEHHLGQIAKVASSPRSWNRRAIWETIVVEPVSCLPAVAVGLLLNILDALSYGMILFPLGTPLFSHLGSAGISIYYVSTIVAQLVFSTGSIFRGAVGSELIEVVPFFHNMAAKILDIVGEDNPDAVIATTIVAYALSSMLTGLVFYLMGRFKFGFMVGFIPRHILIGCIGGVGWFLIATGFEVSARLEGSLEYNLDTLQKLMDTKTIPLWVCPLVLAIILFYGQMKGASKYFLPLFILAIPLVFYLFVFSLDTLDPSALRDHGWIFVGPPPDEPWWYFYTLYQLQLVNWGAIIQVIPAMFALTFFGILHVPINVPALALNCGEDNADLDKELKLHGYSNFVSGCIGSIQNYLVYANTVFFLRSGGNKRLAGYMLAILTFGVMVIGPSIIGWIPVMMVGTLIFDLGFELLLEAVWLPRKKLRPAEYATVIIIVLVMGIYDFVVGIGVGILLAFISLVIQTSRVSAIRASYDGEVVTSTVRRNPSQDNYLQQVGRQIYIMKLTGYLFFGTVVSVEAKIRALLDDHAFAKKPIKFLILDMWHVSGLDYSAGEAFNTISRLLNNKGVSLILSGIDADSELGRSIRAVGLGSGNIEVMLLPDLNSALESCENELLKTLYARQEELNSTKHTTANLDVPTTSATLASFDAPFNSPRRNHLAEAAQDALNSVEIQRRSRWQSFNEPLRLMLQIFQGLSDKNEDFWFQATPYFERKEYAAGTVLFKRGEPADGFYLLERGIIRAEYDLPQGWFCESIVAGTTLAQVERDCTVWMMGQESWKRLQQKDPEIAREFLKISLKLTSERMSAITSYILTTAG; encoded by the exons ATGTCGTCCTCTGTCTTAGGATTCTCGCCGTGGCGGAAGAGAGCTTCCAGCTCGGTTTCACAGATGGATCAGTCACACAATGATCGCACAGACGCGGCGAGTCACGCTGGGAGCTCGACGCTGGAAGCTGGGACCTtgcaacaccagcagctctcttcctctgttGGATCTCAGCAAGGATATAAAGAACCCATTCGCTCCTTCATCCATGCTTCAATGCGAGATCAATTGG GAGTAGTTCCGGTGGACAGCGCGCAGAATGCGAGGAGTGTTCGCGAAGATACCGCCGAGCTGGCAAGCTATTTGCTGTCCGATGGCTCAACACAGCGTCGCCCGAGCTTCCTCCAGAGAAACAGACCGTCAATTCAAGATGTATTCGGCCCAGAGTTTGGAGATGCCGATTCCATTGAGGGAGGCATGAGCATACGCCCTTCGTCAGGGACAATACCTGAAGTATCTGAGCCGCCGTCACCGGAAGATagagaggatggagagaaCGCagtgagagaagaagggccttCTGCGCTTGCCAATCTACTCAAGaaatcatctcctccatcgtcG TCGTCACACGTGGATGAGACACAACAACAGTCACAGACGGGCGAACCCGAAGTATCAGAGGCATCAGAGTATACTCCTCTTCTCGGCAGGCAGGAGTCTGGATCAGGAGCCAGTAGCAGTGTCGATCTCGATATCGAAGGCCAAAAGACTCAAGCTCGACGAAGGTGGCTGCGTGGACTTGCCGAGCAACGTCAGAAAATGGAGCATCATCTCGGCCAAATCGCAAAGGTAGCATCTAGTCCACGTAGTTGGAATCGAAGAGCCATTTGGGAGACTATCGTGGTGGAGCCAGTTTCCTGTCTTccagccgttgccgttggTTTACTTCTAAACATCTTGGACGCCCTGTCATATG GCATGATCTTGTTTCCACTGGGAACTCCTCTATTCTCTCATTTGGGATCTGCTGGTATTTCTATATACTATGTCAGCACAATTGTGGCACAGCTGGTCTTTTCCACAGGCAGCATATTCAGAGGAGCTGTAGGATCTGAACTT ATTGAGGTCGTTCCTTTCTTCCACAATATGGCAGCCAAGATTTTGGATATTGTTGGCGAAGACAATCCTGACGCGGTCATCGCCACAACGATCGTCGCCTATGCCTTGAGCTCTATGCTAACTGGCCTGGTGTTTTACCTTATGGGCCGATTCAAGTTTGGCTTTATGGTCGGATTTATCCCCAGGCATATCCTAATAGGATGTATTGGTGGCGTTGGTTGGTTCTTGATAGCTACCGGCTTCGAGGTTTCCGCCCGGCTGGAAGGCAGCCTTGAGTATAACCTCGATACACTGCAAAAGCTCATGGATACCAAGACAATTCCTCTTTGGGTCTGTCCTCTTGTTTTGGCCATTATTCTATTCTATGGCCAGATGAAGGGTGCATCCAAGTACTTCCttcccctcttcatcttggccattccACTAGTCTTTTACCTATTTGTCTTCTCTCTTGATACCTTGGATCCGAGCGCGCTCCGAGATCACGGTTGGATTTTCGTTGGACCTCCTCCGGATGAACCTTGGTGGTACTTTTACACCTTGTATC AACTTCAATTGGTGAACTGGGGTGCAATCATTCAGGTAATCCCGGCCATGTTTGCCCTAACTTTCTTTGGCATTCTTCACGTTCCTATCAATGTCCCCGCGTTGGCGCTCAACTGTGGAGAAGACAATGCCGACTTAGACAAGGAGCTAAAGCTTCATGGATACTCCAACTTCGTTTCAGGGTGCATAGGTAGCATTCAAAACTATCTAGTCTACGCCAAtactgtcttcttcttgcgatCCGGAGGCAACAAGCGGCTTGCTGGCTATATGCTTGCGATTCTAACATTCGGAGTCATGGTCATTGGCCCTAGCATCATCGGATGGATCCCCGTCATGATGGTCGGAACGCTCATTTTTGACCTAGGATttgagctgcttcttgaggcgGTATGGCTTCCACGGAAGAAACTTAGGCCTGCAGAGTATGccaccgtcatcatcatcgtcctaGTTATGGGCATCTATGACTTTGTGGTTGGCATTGGCGTTGGAATATTACTGGCGTTTATATCACTCGTTATCCAGACGTCAAGAGTATCGGCCATTCGAGCATCCTATGATGGTGAAGTCGTGACATCTACCGTCAGACGCAATCCGTCACAGGACAACTATTTGCAACAAGTCGGCCGGCAAATTTACATCATGAAGCTCACTGGATATCTGTTCTTTGGCACCGTCGTCAGCGTGGAAGCCAAGATACGAGCGCTCCTAGACGATCACGCGTTTGCCAAGAAGCCGATCAAGTTCCTTATTCTCGATATGTGGCACGTCAGTGGGCTTGACTACTCTGCTGGTGAAGCCTTTAACACAATCAGTCGGTTATTGAACAACAAGGGCGTCAGCCTTATTTTGAGTGGCATAGATGCCGACAGCGAACTTGGTCGAAGCATCAGGGCCGTAGGTCTAGGCAGCGGGAATATCGAAGTTATGTTGCTGCCAGACTTGAACTCGGCTCTAGAAAGTTGCGAGAACGAGTTATTGAAAACTCTCTACGCCCGACAAGAAGAGCTGAATTCGACGAAGCATACTACCGCCAACCTAGATGTTCCAACAACTTCGGCGACGCTGGCTTCCTTTGATGCTCCGTTCAACTCTCCACGTCGCAATCATCTTGCTGAAGCGGCCCAGGACGCACTCAACAGTGTGGAGATTCAACGCCGGTCCAGATGGCAGAGCTTTAATGAACCTCTGCGGCTCATGTTGCAGATTTTCCAGGGACTGAGCGACAAGAATGAGGACTTCTGGTTCCAGGCAACTCCGTACTTTGAGCGTAAGGAATATGCCGCTGGCACAGTCCTTTTCAAACGTGGCGAGCCGGCAGACGGTTTCTACCTCCTTGAGCGTGGCATCATCCGAGCGGAATATGACTTGCCACAAGGCTGGTTTTGCGAAAGCATCGTCGCGGGAACTACTTTGG CGCAAGTCGAGAGGGACTGCACTGTTTGGATGATGGGGCAGGAGTCTTGGAAGAGGCTTCAGCAAAAGGATCCAGAGATTGCAAGGGAGTTTTTGAAGATTTCGCTGAAGCTGACGAGTGAGCGGATGAGCGCAATTACGTCGTATATTTTGACTACAGCTGGCTAA
- a CDS encoding proteasome complex subunit rpn13 ubiquitin receptor domain-containing protein, translating into MPIAPIITFKAGQCDVDTSSKPYKVTPQPEPGYIYLYSEDDLVHFCWRRRDQPLDDPELDLVMVPTDGSFLPYEYKTTPQPTAKTNGRIFALKFASSSQRHLFWMQSKPQGRSGEASYFSPRDRKIGDIVHRLLQGEEVNVTRELAAVRNNNDHQDDEDEAMEDIEGHGHQDHHAGGSGGAGPDATGGDIREEGEGSREGGADGARAASSSTPDAAAAVRNFLDSLRGQSGLSGGQQQQQQADIAYPYLSHLLPTSITVPIVDTLSAEQVDSLLSFLPPAVIVLASGTVELDGRSDPTADQIKAANESLSLVQKQALLKKVLRSPQFHQALGTLTMALRDGGLPSVADALNVKVENDGYLQPGIPMGGGYAVKAFIDGLKKTVKDSRQ; encoded by the exons ATGCCGATTGCACCTATAATCACATTCAAGGCCGGCCAGTGTGACGTCGAC ACATCGTCGAAGCCATACAAGGTCACGCCACAGCCTGAGCCTGGCTACATCTATCTATATTCCGAAGATG ATCTGGTGCATTTCTGCTGGCGACGACGGGACCAGCCTTTGGATGACCCCGAACTCGACCTCGTCATGGTTCCCACAGACGGTAGCTTTCTCCCATACGAATACAAGACCACCCCTCAGCCCACAGCAAAGACCAACGGCCGCATATTTGCCCTGAAatttgcctcttcctcccagcGCCATCTTTTCTGGATGCAGTCTAAGCCCCAGGGACGAAGTGGCGAGGCGAGCTACTTCAGCCCCCGGGATCGCAAGATCGGCGACATTGTTCACAGACTCTTGCAAGGCGAAGAGGTTAACGTGACGCGGGAGCTGGCCGCTGTTCGAAACAATAACGATCaccaagacgacgaagatgaagcgaTGGAGGACATCGAgggccacggccaccagGATCACCACGCGggaggcagcggcggtgcTGGCCCCGATGCGACGGGAGGCGATATAAgagaggagggcgagggctCGAGAGAAGGCGGAGCTGATGGAGCAAGAGC AGCTTCGTCTTCAACCCCTGATGCGGCGGCTGCAGTAAGAAACTTTCTCGATTCCCTGAGAGGCCAATCCGGTCTTTCTGGAggacagcaacagcaacagcaagcaGATATTGCTTATCCTTACCTGAGCCACCTTCTACCAACATCCATCACAGTCCCCATCGTCGATACCCTCTCAGCTGAGCAAGTAGACTCACTTCTCAGCTTCCTACCACCAGCTGTCATTGTGCTCGCCAGTGGCACAGTCGAGCTCGACGGTAGATCAGATCCAACGGCTGATCAGATCAAGGCTGCCAACGAATCATTGTCATTGGTGCAAAAGCAggccttgttgaagaaggtCCTTCGAAGCCCCCAATTCCACCAGGCCTTGGGGACGTTGACAATGGCTCTTCGAGATGGAGGTTTGCCCAGCGTTGCCGACGCACTCAACGTAAAGGTTGAGAATGACGGATATTTGCAACCTGGAATTCCCATGGGTGGTGGCTATGCGGTCAAGGCATTCATTGATGGCCTCAAAAAGACTGTCAAGGACAGTAGACAGTAA
- a CDS encoding RNA recognition motif domain-containing protein, whose protein sequence is MDLPFPTDVQEFDSDERISFSKLDNKFIAVHDDGTEFEFDADLKKWVPTEDEPLEDDLDDLREYSGTPADEDTSNKKRKQGVENGDANADAPKPARPNKKQKPPPQPKQNTAVYVTGLPADATVDEVHDLFSRKAGVIAEEIDSGAPRIKMYNDDKGNFKGDALIVFFKPQSVDMAIMLLDDTNFRFLPSGTTEGRIRVQAADSSYKKTQYDQEGGAREASNGNGQKRQRNERDRQKIIKKTQKLDAKLADWDDDDPYASLVPSNTKRDKTVILRHMFTLQELEEDPAALLEIKEDIRDECSKLGAVTSVVLYDLEPDGVVSVKFKTTESAAACIKLMNGRSFGGSTVEASLSVGEKFKKSQNEANEDSD, encoded by the exons ATGGACCTGCCTTTCCCGACCGACGTACAGGAATTCGACAGCGATGAACGAATCTCGTTCTCTAAGCTAGACAACAAGTTCATCGCGgtccatgatgatggaacCGAATTCGAATTCGATGCCGACCTGAAGAAATGGGTTCCTACGGAAGATGAGCCATTGGAGGACGATTTAGACGATCTTAGAGAATACAGCGGAACACCTGCAGATGAGGATACGTCAAATAAGAAAAGGAAGCAAGGAGTAGAAAACGGGGATGCG AACGCCGATGCCCCCAAACCTGCGCGCCcaaacaagaagcaaaagcctCCGCCTCAACCTAAACAAAACACAGCCGTCTACGTGACTGGCCTCCCCGCCGATGCCACGGTCGACGAAGTCCACGACCTGTTCTCTCGCAAGGCTGGCGTCATTGCTGAGGAGATTGACAGCGGAGCGCCGCGAATCAAGATGTATAATGACGACAAAGGCAACTTCAAAGGCGATGCACTCATCGTATTTTTCAAGCCCCAGAGCGTCGATATGGCCATCATGCTGCTAGACGACACCAATTTTAGATTTCTGCCCAGCGGCACGACGGAAGGAAGGATTCGAGTCCAAGCCGCTGATTCAAGCTACAAAAAGACCCAATACGACCAGGAGGGGGGTGCTCGCGAGGcaagcaatggcaatggccagaagagacaaaggaaTGAAAGGGATCGACAGAaaatcatcaagaagacaCAGAAGCTTGACGCTAAGCTTGCTGActgggatgacgatgatccATACGCGTCATTGGTGCCATCTAACACGAAGCGGGACAAGACTGTGATCCTACGGCACATGTTCACTCTccaagagctggaggaggatcCTGCTGCGTTGTTGGAAATCAAGGAAGACATCAGAGACGAGTGTTCCAAACTTGGCGCCGTCACCAGTGTGGTTCTGTACGATTTGGAGCCTGATGGCGTGGTTTCTGTCAAATTCAAGACGACGGAATCTGCAGCTGCGTGCATCAAGCTCATGAATGGACGAAGCTTTGGCGGCAGCACTGTCGAAGCATCGCTCTCGGTGGGCGAGAAATTTAAGAAGTCGCAGAACGAAGCCAACGAGGACTCAGATTAA